The following are encoded in a window of Telmatobacter sp. DSM 110680 genomic DNA:
- a CDS encoding sigma factor-like helix-turn-helix DNA-binding protein: MIDFERELATLDTAHQYALVLTYRDRVGHAATAATLGCSIRTLQYMLSAARRRLADALNRRDLL; encoded by the coding sequence GTGATCGATTTCGAGCGCGAATTAGCCACGCTGGACACCGCGCACCAATACGCCCTGGTGCTCACCTATCGCGACAGAGTAGGACACGCCGCCACCGCCGCCACCCTCGGCTGCAGCATCAGGACACTCCAATACATGCTCTCCGCCGCCCGCCGCAGACTAGCCGACGCCCTTAACCGCCGCGACCTGCTGTGA
- a CDS encoding SDR family NAD(P)-dependent oxidoreductase, protein MQLTGRTILITGGSSGIGLAFALKFLEFGNEVIVTGRRQSVLDEVKAKYPKLHTIQSDVADPAQIAALAARVENDFPRLDVLMNNAGILLYKNLRASASDLDGLMAEVNINVGGVIRTTSALIHVLVANKGTVINVSSGLAFVPLPAAPIYSATKAAIHSYTLSLRFQLEANSVEVVEIMPPAVKTDMTTELVEGGASVMSTENLVKQSFSALKSGSLEIHPGQTKMLALLSRLAPGFINKQLWKASRSLVPAKAS, encoded by the coding sequence ATGCAACTCACTGGTCGCACCATTCTCATCACGGGCGGCTCTTCAGGTATTGGCCTTGCCTTTGCTTTGAAGTTCCTGGAATTCGGCAACGAGGTCATTGTCACCGGTCGGCGCCAGTCGGTGCTTGACGAGGTAAAGGCGAAATACCCGAAACTCCACACCATCCAAAGCGATGTCGCAGACCCTGCGCAAATTGCTGCCCTCGCGGCACGCGTAGAGAACGACTTCCCCAGGCTTGACGTGTTGATGAATAACGCGGGCATTTTACTGTACAAGAACCTTAGGGCATCGGCATCTGACCTAGACGGCTTGATGGCGGAGGTGAATATCAACGTAGGTGGAGTGATTCGAACGACCTCGGCGCTCATCCATGTCCTCGTGGCGAATAAGGGCACGGTGATTAACGTATCTTCTGGCCTGGCGTTCGTGCCACTGCCGGCCGCGCCGATCTACTCTGCCACCAAGGCAGCGATTCATTCGTACACGCTTTCGCTTCGCTTCCAGTTGGAAGCAAACAGCGTAGAGGTTGTCGAGATCATGCCCCCTGCCGTGAAGACAGACATGACGACAGAACTTGTGGAGGGTGGCGCGAGTGTGATGAGCACCGAGAATCTTGTGAAGCAGTCCTTTTCGGCCCTGAAATCCGGCTCGCTAGAGATTCATCCGGGACAGACCAAGATGCTCGCGCTCCTGAGCCGACTGGCTCCCGGCTTTATCAATAAGCAGTTGTGGAAGGCGTCGAGATCTCTCGTGCCAGCCAAGGCATCGTGA
- a CDS encoding TetR/AcrR family transcriptional regulator, translating into MRYKKGHKDATHDRILEVAAHRFRQQGIAASGVAGIMSEAGLTNGAFYSHFSSKKDMIAKSIERANDEQWQRFEKAIESGRLMEIVRAYLSEEHRDQADSGCPSAALLPEISRQGRTTRHSYTASVKRLVNAVEKQLPNIPEGPKGREIAIGLFGLLVGTLQLSRAVDDPSFSKAVLVAGTRMAAALIPSSVTGRDNRVK; encoded by the coding sequence ATGAGGTATAAGAAGGGTCATAAAGACGCGACGCATGACCGCATCCTTGAGGTTGCCGCGCATCGATTCCGGCAACAAGGCATTGCGGCGTCGGGTGTTGCGGGCATCATGTCCGAAGCAGGCCTGACGAATGGGGCTTTCTACTCCCATTTCTCTTCTAAAAAAGACATGATCGCGAAGAGCATCGAACGGGCGAACGACGAGCAGTGGCAGCGATTCGAGAAAGCGATTGAGTCGGGGCGCTTGATGGAAATCGTTCGCGCCTATTTGTCAGAAGAACATCGGGACCAGGCCGACAGCGGATGTCCTTCTGCTGCGCTTCTTCCTGAGATTTCGCGCCAGGGGCGGACCACACGCCACAGTTACACCGCGTCGGTCAAAAGGCTCGTGAATGCTGTAGAGAAGCAATTGCCGAATATTCCCGAGGGGCCAAAAGGGCGCGAAATTGCCATTGGGCTTTTCGGTCTCCTTGTCGGAACACTCCAACTCTCTCGAGCTGTCGATGACCCTTCCTTTTCAAAGGCTGTTTTGGTCGCCGGTACACGTATGGCTGCCGCCCTGATTCCATCCTCTGTGACCGGTCGAGATAATCGAGTGAAGTAG
- a CDS encoding AsmA family protein, with product MRKRILVIAGSVVGILVLIALILPFVINANRFKPELESQLSNALGRPTTIGSIELALFSGGVRVDDFVISDDPAFSHSPFVTAKRVNVGVDLVPLIFSKKLEVKSFTLTEPQVSLIRSQAGDWNFSTLGNSSASPQSTAGKSSATSNSSVPAISVDKLTVSNGVVNLGTLSTPGKIHTYQNVELEASNLSYTSQFPFILTLKTPGNGSLKLDGKAGPINVTNTILTPLSAKLNIEKLDLALTGFVDPAAGIAGIVDLDGDLTSDGASAKLNGSLNGQKLKFTAGGSPATVPILIDYATTYYLKNGMGNLTKGDIHVGKALAQLSGEYNTSEAETTLQMQLHGQGMSVPDLEGALPAAGITLPSGASLQTGSLDLNLAINGSVDKLVITGPVNLSNAKLAGFDLKSKLGALSSFTALGKGGSNSDTVIQSLHADLRQDPGGTHAANLKLVVESIGTIAGDANMTASQQLDCKMTANLTGALGVVAAPVALLGKGKSGGGIPFSITGTASNPIFRPDLGSEVGNLAKGLGGLGSTTGKGVASSAKGILGGVLGKKKSN from the coding sequence ATGAGGAAGCGAATTCTGGTGATCGCAGGAAGCGTTGTCGGCATCCTGGTGCTCATTGCTCTCATTTTGCCCTTCGTCATTAACGCGAATCGCTTCAAGCCTGAGCTCGAATCGCAATTGAGCAATGCTCTGGGGCGTCCGACAACCATTGGGAGTATCGAGCTCGCCTTGTTTTCAGGCGGCGTCCGTGTGGATGATTTCGTCATTTCTGACGATCCCGCTTTTAGCCACTCACCGTTCGTCACAGCAAAGCGCGTGAACGTGGGCGTGGACTTGGTGCCCTTGATCTTCTCGAAGAAACTCGAGGTCAAGTCGTTTACTCTTACCGAGCCACAAGTATCGCTGATTCGCTCGCAAGCCGGTGATTGGAACTTTTCGACATTGGGTAATAGTTCGGCATCGCCGCAAAGCACCGCCGGTAAATCTTCAGCGACAAGCAACTCTTCAGTGCCCGCCATCTCTGTCGATAAGTTGACGGTCTCAAACGGTGTCGTGAACTTGGGTACGCTGAGCACTCCTGGCAAGATTCACACCTACCAGAATGTAGAACTCGAAGCTTCAAATCTTTCCTACACTTCGCAGTTTCCTTTTATATTGACTCTCAAAACACCTGGGAACGGCTCGTTGAAACTCGACGGAAAGGCTGGCCCTATTAATGTGACGAACACCATTCTCACGCCCCTTAGCGCCAAGCTGAACATTGAGAAGCTCGACTTGGCCCTGACAGGTTTCGTGGATCCGGCGGCCGGCATAGCCGGGATCGTCGACCTCGACGGAGACCTCACATCTGACGGCGCATCAGCAAAACTAAACGGCTCCTTGAATGGGCAAAAACTGAAGTTCACAGCGGGCGGATCACCGGCAACTGTACCAATATTGATTGACTACGCCACGACCTACTATCTCAAAAACGGCATGGGTAATCTGACGAAAGGCGATATACACGTGGGGAAAGCACTGGCACAGTTGAGCGGCGAATACAATACCTCAGAAGCCGAAACAACTCTGCAGATGCAATTGCATGGTCAGGGAATGTCGGTACCGGATCTGGAAGGAGCCCTGCCAGCGGCAGGGATTACACTGCCGTCGGGCGCTTCGCTGCAGACGGGATCCCTCGACCTGAATCTCGCGATCAACGGATCCGTGGATAAGCTCGTCATCACCGGTCCCGTCAATCTTTCGAATGCGAAGCTCGCTGGATTCGACCTTAAATCGAAGCTCGGAGCTCTGTCTTCCTTCACTGCTCTCGGCAAGGGAGGCAGCAACTCGGATACGGTGATCCAATCGCTCCATGCGGATCTTCGCCAGGATCCGGGCGGAACGCACGCCGCAAATCTCAAGCTCGTTGTGGAGTCGATCGGCACGATCGCCGGTGACGCCAACATGACCGCCTCTCAACAACTAGATTGCAAGATGACGGCCAATCTGACAGGCGCGTTAGGAGTGGTGGCCGCTCCGGTCGCTCTTCTCGGCAAAGGCAAATCGGGTGGCGGCATCCCGTTCAGCATTACGGGCACAGCTTCAAACCCAATCTTCAGGCCGGATTTGGGTTCCGAAGTTGGAAACCTTGCCAAAGGCCTCGGAGGACTGGGTAGTACGACTGGCAAGGGCGTGGCCAGTTCAGCAAAGGGTATCCTCGGCGGAGTCCTCGGCAAGAAGAAATCAAACTAG
- a CDS encoding universal stress protein, with protein sequence MYKKIMIAFDESAEAKHALSIAVELARVLKADLRILTVSEPLPVYAAFMDSELPGARQALLEERNAFYRNLQSEGIKRAEEHEIAVEGIIVEGDEVQAIIDQIAKWGAELLVIGRRHHSGTVSRVWGGTVHNIAERVQCSILAVS encoded by the coding sequence ATGTACAAGAAAATCATGATCGCCTTTGACGAATCGGCCGAGGCGAAGCACGCACTCTCGATCGCTGTCGAATTAGCAAGGGTGTTGAAGGCGGATCTGCGAATCTTGACCGTAAGCGAGCCCCTTCCTGTCTACGCGGCATTTATGGACTCCGAATTGCCCGGAGCGCGCCAGGCCCTGCTAGAAGAACGTAATGCGTTTTATAGAAACTTGCAAAGTGAAGGGATAAAGCGTGCGGAGGAGCACGAAATCGCTGTGGAGGGAATTATTGTCGAAGGCGATGAAGTGCAGGCCATCATCGACCAAATCGCAAAGTGGGGTGCCGAACTTCTTGTGATCGGCCGGCGTCACCACTCCGGTACGGTCTCGCGTGTTTGGGGCGGTACCGTGCATAACATTGCGGAACGAGTTCAATGCAGCATTCTGGCAGTCTCCTGA
- a CDS encoding class III extradiol ring-cleavage dioxygenase, producing MSKMLPAIFFGHGNPMNAVLNNAYTKAWTRIGEKTPKPKAILSISAHWFVPETGVTVATSPRTIHDFGGFPRELFQVQYPAPGDPAQAHRVQRLHVRKMAFD from the coding sequence ATGTCGAAGATGCTTCCTGCAATCTTCTTTGGCCACGGAAATCCGATGAACGCGGTCCTAAATAATGCCTATACGAAAGCTTGGACCCGAATAGGTGAGAAAACGCCCAAACCCAAAGCCATCTTGTCTATTTCCGCCCATTGGTTTGTTCCAGAAACCGGGGTAACAGTGGCTACTTCGCCAAGGACGATTCACGATTTCGGTGGGTTTCCACGAGAATTGTTTCAGGTGCAGTATCCTGCACCGGGCGATCCGGCACAGGCGCACAGAGTTCAACGCCTGCATGTCCGCAAGATGGCATTTGATTGA
- a CDS encoding M20 family metallopeptidase has translation MAPRNRPTEILVNLDAALPELEAAYKDIHAHPELSMQETRTAGIAANYLKANGFEVTAGIGKTGVVGILRNGDGATVMLRADMDALPIKEGTGLSYASKATATGPDGKTTPVAHSCGHDMHVVCLMGAISLFAKSRDTWRGTLMAVFQPGEETAQGAQAMIDDGLFKRFPKPDVVLGQHVMSLPSGHLDWRRGVVTSSADSLQIRMFGRGAHGSMPEASVDPVVMAASTVMRLQTIVSREVSPTDSAVVTIGVLQAGTKENVIPDDAIIKLNVRTFDDGVRKHVLAAIERIVNAEATAAGAPKPPEITPLDRYSSVTNDSNATEKVVKAFRQDFPEGSVEETKPTMASEDFGCFGAEWQAPSVYWFFGGDDPEVYARAKKDGTISLLPTNHNPRFAPVIHPTLETGVKALVVAACAWLVS, from the coding sequence GTGGCGCCAAGGAACCGGCCAACTGAGATCCTGGTAAATCTTGACGCAGCTCTTCCTGAGCTCGAGGCCGCGTACAAAGACATACATGCTCACCCCGAGTTGTCGATGCAGGAGACGCGAACGGCTGGAATCGCGGCGAATTATCTCAAGGCCAACGGCTTTGAGGTTACAGCGGGTATTGGCAAGACGGGAGTCGTTGGCATCTTGCGCAATGGAGACGGCGCTACCGTAATGCTGCGCGCTGATATGGATGCGTTGCCCATCAAGGAGGGGACCGGTCTTTCCTACGCCAGTAAAGCTACAGCAACAGGCCCCGACGGAAAGACCACGCCCGTTGCGCACTCCTGCGGACATGACATGCATGTGGTTTGCTTGATGGGGGCCATCTCGCTGTTTGCCAAGAGTCGCGATACCTGGCGCGGAACGCTCATGGCAGTCTTTCAACCAGGCGAAGAAACCGCGCAGGGCGCGCAGGCGATGATAGACGACGGGCTGTTTAAACGCTTCCCGAAGCCTGATGTCGTGCTCGGTCAGCACGTGATGAGCTTGCCATCCGGTCATCTCGACTGGCGTAGGGGAGTTGTAACTTCCTCTGCCGACAGCCTGCAGATTCGGATGTTCGGGCGTGGCGCACATGGCTCAATGCCCGAGGCCAGTGTTGATCCGGTTGTCATGGCTGCTTCGACCGTGATGCGACTGCAAACGATCGTCTCTAGAGAAGTCTCGCCTACGGATTCCGCTGTGGTGACAATTGGGGTTCTGCAGGCTGGCACAAAAGAGAACGTCATCCCTGACGACGCAATCATCAAGTTAAATGTTCGTACGTTCGATGACGGGGTGCGCAAACACGTACTTGCAGCCATTGAACGGATCGTAAACGCAGAGGCAACAGCGGCAGGTGCGCCGAAGCCCCCAGAGATCACGCCACTGGACCGATATTCTTCAGTAACGAACGATTCCAATGCAACGGAGAAAGTTGTTAAGGCATTCCGTCAAGACTTTCCTGAGGGCTCCGTAGAAGAAACGAAGCCTACGATGGCGAGCGAAGACTTCGGATGTTTTGGAGCGGAGTGGCAAGCTCCATCGGTTTACTGGTTCTTTGGGGGCGACGATCCTGAGGTATATGCCAGGGCCAAGAAAGACGGGACGATCAGCTTGCTTCCAACCAATCACAATCCGCGCTTTGCGCCGGTCATTCACCCCACTTTGGAGACAGGGGTGAAGGCTTTGGTGGTTGCGGCGTGCGCGTGGCTAGTCTCGTGA
- a CDS encoding trimeric intracellular cation channel family protein encodes MASLVNELLTYGQHLAGPFLVALDLLGTFVFALSGAAAGVKSKLDLFGLMVLAFATGNAGGITRDLLIGAVPPAAIRDWRYLGVCIVAGLVTFWWYPNIDVQRRPVLLFDGAGLALFAVTGTQKALAAGLNPVMAAIMGMLTGIGGGMLRDVLVNETPTVLRADLYAVAALAAGVVVVTGNVLHFPSFAFMTAGALLCFWLRVMAIFRGWHLPIAGTGSRSH; translated from the coding sequence GTGGCTAGTCTCGTGAACGAACTTCTGACTTACGGACAACACCTGGCCGGCCCCTTTCTCGTCGCGCTCGATCTCCTCGGGACATTCGTCTTCGCCTTGAGCGGTGCGGCAGCGGGTGTGAAGAGCAAGCTGGATCTGTTCGGCTTGATGGTGCTTGCCTTCGCAACAGGGAACGCGGGCGGGATTACACGCGACCTGCTTATCGGCGCCGTTCCACCTGCAGCCATTCGCGATTGGCGTTATCTTGGGGTTTGTATCGTGGCCGGCTTGGTAACGTTCTGGTGGTATCCCAATATCGACGTGCAGCGTAGGCCCGTGCTGTTGTTCGATGGCGCAGGATTGGCTTTGTTTGCAGTTACCGGCACACAAAAAGCGCTGGCCGCCGGACTCAATCCCGTGATGGCAGCAATTATGGGTATGTTGACTGGCATTGGCGGCGGAATGCTGCGCGATGTTCTTGTGAATGAAACTCCGACGGTGCTCCGGGCTGATCTTTACGCTGTCGCCGCGCTTGCTGCTGGCGTCGTGGTGGTGACAGGAAATGTGCTGCACTTCCCGTCATTCGCGTTCATGACTGCGGGTGCACTTCTATGCTTCTGGCTCAGAGTGATGGCCATATTCCGCGGTTGGCATCTGCCAATTGCAGGGACAGGATCTCGGTCACACTGA
- a CDS encoding GlsB/YeaQ/YmgE family stress response membrane protein: MGHGIIAWIIIGVLAGWITGKLMKGSGFGFFMDMIVGLVGALIGGFLSSFLGFGGVGQHGLVISIVIAVIGAVILTWVVRLIAGNRNANL, encoded by the coding sequence ATGGGGCACGGAATCATTGCGTGGATCATTATCGGCGTACTTGCTGGCTGGATCACAGGAAAACTCATGAAGGGATCGGGGTTCGGTTTCTTCATGGATATGATTGTCGGCTTAGTCGGCGCGCTCATCGGAGGATTTCTGTCCAGCTTTCTCGGATTCGGGGGAGTCGGGCAGCACGGTCTTGTCATCAGCATCGTGATTGCCGTCATTGGGGCGGTGATTCTCACTTGGGTGGTGCGCCTTATTGCCGGTAATCGAAACGCCAACCTTTAA
- a CDS encoding LysM peptidoglycan-binding domain-containing protein — MADLDQLKQKYAGVISTIEGFSDLGANVEQVDLDGEKLHLKATVPSTVVANRTWDAIKEADPTYSDLHHEIATSGGAEQPYTVQSGDNLSKIAKRFYGDANKYRDIAQANGIDDPDKIKVGQDLSLPVIS; from the coding sequence ATGGCGGATTTGGATCAGCTAAAGCAGAAGTATGCCGGAGTAATCTCGACCATTGAGGGATTCTCTGACCTCGGTGCAAACGTAGAGCAGGTAGATCTCGATGGGGAAAAGCTCCATTTGAAAGCGACGGTGCCATCGACAGTGGTAGCCAACCGCACGTGGGACGCCATCAAAGAGGCCGATCCAACTTATTCCGATCTGCATCATGAGATTGCAACTTCGGGAGGGGCGGAGCAGCCGTACACAGTCCAGTCCGGCGACAATCTTTCAAAAATCGCCAAGCGATTCTACGGCGACGCCAACAAGTATCGCGACATCGCTCAAGCGAACGGAATCGACGATCCAGACAAGATCAAGGTCGGCCAGGATTTGAGCCTTCCGGTAATTTCGTAG
- a CDS encoding helix-hairpin-helix domain-containing protein — MHVKRLSSVLAVLMASTLFSILPAVAMQSASSTKHAAKSSAPAASTSLVDLNTATKDQLKALPGVGDVYAQKIIDGRPYANKTQLKSKNIVPAATYTKISKLVIANQPAK; from the coding sequence ATGCACGTGAAACGTCTCTCATCCGTTCTTGCGGTACTGATGGCCTCTACCCTTTTCAGCATCTTGCCGGCTGTGGCAATGCAATCGGCCTCAAGCACAAAGCATGCCGCGAAATCCAGCGCCCCAGCGGCATCGACCAGCCTCGTCGATTTGAATACCGCAACCAAAGATCAACTCAAAGCCCTACCCGGCGTCGGGGATGTGTACGCCCAAAAGATTATTGATGGGCGCCCTTACGCCAACAAAACGCAGTTGAAAAGCAAGAACATCGTCCCGGCTGCCACCTACACAAAGATCAGTAAACTGGTCATCGCCAATCAGCCGGCCAAGTAA